From Lycium ferocissimum isolate CSIRO_LF1 chromosome 12, AGI_CSIRO_Lferr_CH_V1, whole genome shotgun sequence, one genomic window encodes:
- the LOC132040003 gene encoding uncharacterized protein LOC132040003 isoform X3, producing MPKNSNSKKPKPIEIEKEKPNSSSTKPKKPISEIDEIFAGKKRKKPEKVEKSSGDVVIEQKKVKKNKEKSVRIPKDNVFSEVPRHSRKKTADGFTLYTEEELGIGKSNAGDVKGEEKQGKKC from the exons ATGCCTAAAAATAGCAATTCCAAGAAACCTAAACCAATAGAGATAGAAAAGGAGAAACCAAATTCTTCTTCAACTAAACCTAAAAAACCAATTAGTGAAATTGACGAAATATTTGCtggaaaaaagaggaagaaaccTGAAAAAGTAGAAAAATCAAGTGGAGATGTTGTTATAGagcaaaaaaaagtgaagaaaaacaaggaaaaaagtGTTAGAATACCTAAAGATAATGTTTTTTCTGAGGTGCCACGTCATTCGAGGAAGAAAACAGCAGATGGGTTTACTTTATATACTGAAGAGGAATTGGGTATTGGGAAATCTAATGCTGGAG ATGTAAAAGGTGaagaaaaacaaggaaaaaagtGTTAG
- the LOC132040003 gene encoding uncharacterized protein C6G9.01c isoform X2, producing the protein MPKNSNSKKPKPIEIEKEKPNSSSTKPKKPISEIDEIFAGKKRKKPEKVEKSSGDVVIEQKKVKKNKEKSVRIPKDNVFSEVPRHSRKKTADGFTLYTEEELGIGKSNAGGTKLCPFDCDCCF; encoded by the exons ATGCCTAAAAATAGCAATTCCAAGAAACCTAAACCAATAGAGATAGAAAAGGAGAAACCAAATTCTTCTTCAACTAAACCTAAAAAACCAATTAGTGAAATTGACGAAATATTTGCtggaaaaaagaggaagaaaccTGAAAAAGTAGAAAAATCAAGTGGAGATGTTGTTATAGagcaaaaaaaagtgaagaaaaacaaggaaaaaagtGTTAGAATACCTAAAGATAATGTTTTTTCTGAGGTGCCACGTCATTCGAGGAAGAAAACAGCAGATGGGTTTACTTTATATACTGAAGAGGAATTGGGTATTGGGAAATCTAATGCTGGAG GTACCAAGCTTTGTCCTTTTGATTGTGACTGTTGTTTTTAG
- the LOC132040055 gene encoding LOW QUALITY PROTEIN: serine hydroxymethyltransferase 3, chloroplastic-like (The sequence of the model RefSeq protein was modified relative to this genomic sequence to represent the inferred CDS: deleted 1 base in 1 codon) produces MMGSSLQQPIWVRGSAFPLKGQMKLNEVKLQSLRPCKASQIDRSLVTENKRPPSSFSFCPLHFPGVGNNFVDYGLGEADPEVRGIIDKEKERQFRSLELIASENFTSRAVMEAVGSCLTNKYSEGLPGKRYYGGNEYIDELELLCQERALAAFNLDGKQWGVNVQPLSGSPANFEVYTAVLNPHDRIMGLDLPHGGHLSHGFMTPKRRVSGTSIYFESMPYRLDESSGLVDYDMLEKTATLFRPKLIIAGASAYPRDFDYPHMRKIADAVGAFLMMDMAHISGLVAASVVANPFEYCDIVTTTTHKSLRGPRGGMIFFKKDPVLGVDLETAINNAVFPGLQGGPHNHTIGGLAVCLKHAKSPDFKAYQNKVVSNCRALASRLMELGYKLVSGGTDNHLVLLDLRPLGLDGARVEKILDMASITLNKNSVAGDKSALVPGGIRIGSPAMTTRGFSEKEFVTVADLINEGVQITLEAKKLVSSSKLQDFLKFVTSPEFPLIDKVLNLQRRVEALTTQYPLPGL; encoded by the exons ATGATGGGTTCTTCTCTTCAGCAACCTATTTGGGTTAGGGGATCAGCTTTCCCTTTAAAGGGTCAAATGAAACTAAATGAGGTCAAATTACAGTCTCTTAGGCCTTGCAAAGCCTCTCAAATTGATAGGAGTTTGGTCACAGAGAAT AAAAGgcctccttcttcattttcttt CTGCCCATTGCACTTTCCAGGTGTTGGGAACAACTTTGTAGACTATGGATTGGGTGAAGCCGATCCTGAAGTTCGTGGTATTATTGACAAAGAGAAGGAACGTCAATTTCGAAGCTTAGAGCTTATTGCCTCTGAGAATTTCACATCTCGAGCAGTGATGGAGGCAGTGGGTTCTTGCCTTACAAACAAATACTCCGAAGGACTACCAGGCAAAAG ATATTATGGTGGAAATGAGTACATTGATGAGTTAGAACTTCTCTGTCAAGAGAGGGCTTTGGCAGCCTTTAACTTAGATGGAAAACAGTGGGGCGTCAATGTTCAACCCCTATCTGGTTCTCCAGCAAATTTTGAAGTTTACACAGCAGTTCTCAATCCACATGACCGGATTATG GGATTAGACTTACCTCATGGGGGTCATTTGTCCCATGGATTTATGACTCCTAAAAGGCGAGTTTCAGGCACATCTATTTACTTTGAGTCCATGCCTTACCGACTTGATGAATCTTCAG GCCTTGTTGATTATGACATGCTTGAGAAAACTGCAACCCTTTTTCGGCCAAAACTTATTATTGCTGGTGCTAGTGCATATCCACGAGATTTTGATTATCCTCATATGAGAAAG ATAGCAGATGCTGTTGGAGCCTTTCTCATGATGGATATGGCTCACATTAGTGGGCTTGTTGCGGCCTCCGTAGTTGCTAATCCATTTGAATACTGTGACATTGTTACCACCACAACTCACAAG TCTCTAAGAGGTCCTAGAGGAGGAATGATCTTCTTCAAGAAAGATCCCGTCCTAGGTGTTGATCTGGAAACTGCCATCAACAATGCTGTTTTTCCTGGTTTGCAG GGTGGTCCGCATAATCACACAATTGGAGGACTAGCTGTTTGCTTGAAGCATGCCAAATCACCTGATTTCAAGGCTTATCAGAACAAG GTGGTCTCTAACTGTAGAGCTCTTGCAAGCCGGTTAATGGAGTTGGGGTACAAGCTGGTCTCTGGAGGAACTGACAATCATTTGGTTCTACTGGATCTCAGGCCCTTA GGTCTTGATGGTGCTAGAGTGGAGAAAATACTTGACATGGCATCAATCACGCTCAATAAGAATTCAGTAGCCG GTGATAAAAGTGCACTAGTGCCGGGTGGTATACGCATAGGCTCACCTGCAATGACCACACGAGGTTTCTCAGAGAAAGAATTTGTAACCGTTGCAGACCTCATTAATGAGGGTGTGCAGATAACTCTCGAGGCCAAGAAGTTAGTCTCTAGTTCTAAACTCCAAGATTTCTTGAAGTTTGTTACTTCGCCGGAGTTCCCTTTAATCGATAAGGTGTTAAATTTGCAAAGAAGAGTTGAAGCTTTGACAACCCAATATCCATTGCCCGGCTTGTGA
- the LOC132040003 gene encoding uncharacterized protein C6G9.01c isoform X1 produces the protein MPKNSNSKKPKPIEIEKEKPNSSSTKPKKPISEIDEIFAGKKRKKPEKVEKSSGDVVIEQKKVKKNKEKSVRIPKDNVFSEVPRHSRKKTADGFTLYTEEELGIGKSNAGGTKLCPFDCDCCF, from the coding sequence ATGCCTAAAAATAGCAATTCCAAGAAACCTAAACCAATAGAGATAGAAAAGGAGAAACCAAATTCTTCTTCAACTAAACCTAAAAAACCAATTAGTGAAATTGACGAAATATTTGCtggaaaaaagaggaagaaaccTGAAAAAGTAGAAAAATCAAGTGGAGATGTTGTTATAGagcaaaaaaaagtgaagaaaaacaaggaaaaaagtGTTAGAATACCTAAAGATAATGTTTTTTCTGAGGTGCCACGTCATTCGAGGAAGAAAACAGCAGATGGGTTTACTTTATATACTGAAGAGGAATTGGGTATTGGGAAATCTAATGCTGGAGGTACCAAGCTTTGTCCTTTTGATTGTGACTGTTGTTTTTag